The region GCTATCCCGGGTCCTCCGAGGAGGAGAAAGTTTCTTGGAGGCGGAACGTGCCCGCGCTGCAGCGGGAAGTCGGGGAGGTCGTCGAAATTCGCACTGACGCCGGCATGTTCACGGCGATTCTTGAGTATGAACTTCCGATGGAATCGCGCCGCGCCGATGTGGTGCTGCTGCTCCATGACGGAGTGGCGGTAGTCGAACTCAAGGGAAAGAGTGTTCCTTCCGATGCGGACATTGATCAGGCTCACGCCTACGCGCGGGATCTCTCCTGCTACCACAGGGACTGCCACGGCCGCCAGGTGAAAGCGGTGCTGGTGCCAACCCGGATGCGGGGAAAAGGAAGGACGGAACGTGGCGTCAAGGTATGCTCGCCGGATGAACTCGATTCCCTGATCACCCGGCTCGGGTCGAGAAACCTCCCGGAGTCGATAGATGCTGGGAGTTTCCTGAGCGCGGACGCATACCGGCCGCTTCCGTCGCTTGTGCGAGCCGCCCGGGAACTTTTTCTGAACAGACGGCCTCCGCAACTCTGGTGCTCAGTGGCCAATACTGATAGCGCGGTGCGCGCGGCGCGGGAAATCGCCTCCCACGCCTGCGTGACGGGAACGTGTCGGCTGGTCCTGCTGACGGGCGTGCCCGGCGCGGGCAAAACCCTCGTGGGGCTTCGGCTCGCTCACATGCCCGGTCTTGAAGATCTGGCGCAGGGAAACCGGGGTGTCCCGGCCGTATTCCTCTCCGGCAATGGTCCGCTCGTCGAGGTCCTGCAATACGTTCTTCGCTCTGCCGGGGGAAGCGGAAAGACCTTCGTCCGCCCGATCCGGGAGTATGTAAGGCGTTACAGCGGCAAAAGCGACCTTATCCCGCCTGAACATGTAATGATCTTCGACGAAGCGCAACGGGCCCACGACCGGGAGCGAGTGGCCGATGTGCATAAGGTTGGCTTTTCCAAGGCGCGTTCGGAACCGGAACATTTCATTGAGTTTGCGGAGCGGGTTCCGAAGTGGTCAGTCGTAGTTGGTCTGATCGGAAGCGGTCAGGAAATCCATGTGGGAGAGGAAGGAGGCCTCGGCCTTTGGGCGGAAGCGCTACTCCAGAGCGACCGGAAGAACGAGTGGGTCGTGCACGGGCCACCGCAAATGCGTCGGTTTTTCGAAGGACTGCCGTTTCAGGCTTCAGCGGATTTAAGCCTTGACGAGACGATCCGGTCACACTTCGCGTCCCGGCTGCACGAGTTTGTCGGGAAGCTGGTGAAGACTCCGCCTGAGCCGCGCGACGAACTGCGGCGGATTGCGGATGTGCTCAAGGAGGAAGGTCACGACCTGCGGACCACGCGCGACCTGGATCAGGCGAAGCGCTATCTTCGCGAGCGCTACGGGAATTATCCGGAGGCGCGGTTTGGGCTGATGGCTTCAAGTCGCGACAAGGTCCTTACCGGTTTCGGCATCCCCAATGACTACCAGTCGACCAAGCGAATCAAGTTCGGACCATGGTACAATGACGACGAAGATGCACCCGGCTCAATGTCATGTCGGCATCTTCGGGACTGCATTACGGAATTCGGAGCCCAGGGTCTTGAACTCGACGCGGTTCTTTTGGCTTGGGGGGCGGATTTCGTGCTGGAGAACGGGAGGTGGTCAAGTGCCGGGGCCAGAGGTTACAAAAAGGGCGGAAAGTCCAGGGTTCACGATCCGCACCAGCTTCGCGCCAACGCCTACCGCGTGCTTCTGACACGGGGGCGGGACGCTCATGTGGTTTTCGTTCCCGAGTGTTCGTACCTTGATGAAACCTGGAATTTTCTTCGCGCGAGCGGTTTCAGGGAACTTGCTGAACCCGCATAGGCGCACACGGAGATGAATCAGTCTCAGCAGACTCTTTACGATGCTCTTGATCTGGGAAAATACATGACCTCGTAGGTCATACAGAATCCAGGTATTTACAAAGTAAAATCAGCCAGTTAGAAAATTAACACGGTAAGCTCCCGCCAGTTTTCCAAATGATACTTCCGCTTGACGCTCCCGACCTTGTGTACGATACCCTGTAAGGCCTGGAACTTCCCGTCTTTTTCAATCATCAGAAAATCAAGGTCGAAATAGACGCCGTCGCGGTCGTGGAAATCCGCGCAACTGACGTAGTAGTCGGCCTTTTTCACGGTCCCGTCATGCAGCTTTGCGAGCCTGAGCTTGAGGAGGTCGTCCGTGATTGCGTCA is a window of Candidatus Dadabacteria bacterium DNA encoding:
- a CDS encoding DUF2075 domain-containing protein; its protein translation is MMEEARRGWDSDFGKFGAVHHSRILESILRSYPGSSEEEKVSWRRNVPALQREVGEVVEIRTDAGMFTAILEYELPMESRRADVVLLLHDGVAVVELKGKSVPSDADIDQAHAYARDLSCYHRDCHGRQVKAVLVPTRMRGKGRTERGVKVCSPDELDSLITRLGSRNLPESIDAGSFLSADAYRPLPSLVRAARELFLNRRPPQLWCSVANTDSAVRAAREIASHACVTGTCRLVLLTGVPGAGKTLVGLRLAHMPGLEDLAQGNRGVPAVFLSGNGPLVEVLQYVLRSAGGSGKTFVRPIREYVRRYSGKSDLIPPEHVMIFDEAQRAHDRERVADVHKVGFSKARSEPEHFIEFAERVPKWSVVVGLIGSGQEIHVGEEGGLGLWAEALLQSDRKNEWVVHGPPQMRRFFEGLPFQASADLSLDETIRSHFASRLHEFVGKLVKTPPEPRDELRRIADVLKEEGHDLRTTRDLDQAKRYLRERYGNYPEARFGLMASSRDKVLTGFGIPNDYQSTKRIKFGPWYNDDEDAPGSMSCRHLRDCITEFGAQGLELDAVLLAWGADFVLENGRWSSAGARGYKKGGKSRVHDPHQLRANAYRVLLTRGRDAHVVFVPECSYLDETWNFLRASGFRELAEPA